Within Spinacia oleracea cultivar Varoflay chromosome 4, BTI_SOV_V1, whole genome shotgun sequence, the genomic segment cttgttaaacatatacagtaggtcaatcaaaaattgaagatttaacaacaagaatcgcaaatatttaatttaacatcttaaatttacgaaattttgcgttcgaaaaactaaaacctccgaaaagtcatagttaggcttcgaatttgagaattctgggttcggccgaaaaatattgtttttgtcaaaattttagaatgccttttacatgcggaattgacacaaaaatcactcgatttggatgagtaacgaagaaactgccgaaaaactgcgtacatataattaaataaacgcaatttgcaattaattaacaattacgaaaattaatcaccccttttaattcttgcaaatttgtaatatttaaccatgtttatgcaatttagattatgaaaataataagaggctcgtgataccaccgttaggttatgatacatatgacaattcataaatcatgcggaaaaaccataaagccaggaaagcatattatttacacataatcatttagcatagaatagatgcatacatgttgtagcgtgccttccctagctgcgcccgaaccgaacaagaacaagtctttaggacttcaaatgtcgtccctccgtagatagtccacagtacgtccggatccgcctcaagttagaccaactagaatcgcccttaaggtgcttaggaatttcggctagtgtttgcaagtgtatggctgatttttatttcaaaaacttaccctttgaatacttcaatcgtacccataaattgtgaccctaggcacctatttataggagtattgaaaaggaattgtaatcctactaggatgtggatttgctagttagaactttattaggactctaaataacaaaaccaatctaataggattaggattttaatctttgcacaaatcctaataggattaggatttctcGCACAAGCGTTGCatgagccgtgcacccgcgcatgccttgcggcccacgacaggcgcacagcgctcgcccacgctgctgtgctctcgcgcgcgcgcgcccttggttgggcctgaccttgcgctgggcctggtcgaggcgtgcgttggtgcgtgcggctcgctgggagatggcctggcttcgtgttgggccttcgtctagcgggcctcgtccgatgctaattcgtacgatacgcttccgattaaattcccgattccggaattcatttccgatacgaacaatatttaatatttccgattccggaattaatttccgtttcgaacaaatatttaatatttccatttccggaattattttccgattccgataatatttccgattctgacaatatttccgtttccgacaatttttccgattccggcaatatttccatttccgataatattttccgatacgtaccatgtttccgtttccggcaacatctacgacttggataatatttatatttccgatacgatccatatttccgtttccggcaatatcatcgtttccggagtattcatttcttgcttgtgacgatctcagctcccactgaaaccaagatccgtcgattccgaatatccatagatagagtatttaatgccattaaatacttgatccgtttacgtactatttgtgtgaccctacgggttcagtcaagagtaagctgtggattaatatcattaattccacttgaactgaagcggcctctagctaggcattcagctcacttgatctcactgaattattaacttgttagttaatactgaaccgcatttattagacttaacatagaatgcatacttggaccaagggcattatttccttcactaatgagtcaattgattagcataattaggtgatgattttaattatgataatcaattatattttcagatttgaataaaggcttaaagtgttggtttttattgattttaaaggcggaaaaagtatgttttcgtactaagaattggttttacaaattgagacgattatatgttgaaaaacgattgaattctaaagtttaaatgaggttttagattttataaagttgctggaaatttaatgaacatggaagtaatttaagtttcattattttgatcataggaggtgatttctgagTGAGTGCTCGttgttgcaaagtggcccctacgcttaggtattcaaggtacgtacaagtctagggcgaccatacTATTTttcaaggacattacatgattgttgatgatgtgaattatattatgtggattcatatttgcTTTGGTGAATGATCATGTGGATTagtattattggaattattgaattgttgattgaacaagcatgttcgGATTATTATGAATATGggtttcattgtcaatcatgttgttcaatatttatgcatgtatggtttgtttcacatgcaagggatggattatttatttgtatgctattgtacgggatgtctagcatactttgagccaattattcgtacttcgttgtactatttattttaccacatgtgaagggttaactcacgtaagccaccgcacatgtagggttcagttgagaatattttgtatgaaatgaattaggatttgtcgtgcaagggcacaaccctcatgttaatgggcatgatgtggaatctcactttggtgaggaggaacatggtagtaatctcacaagtgtcttgctttgttgatcacaagtcgtaaagcattaaaataagattgttttggttgtcatttattaattgtacgttgttgagtcttgagttcacctttaataaaatattaataaacgtaaagtgcaaccagaacaagcttcaaaactcttggaacgtatataccttgagtatgaacaatggggggagtcttgccggaaagctcgtactcctactaatgatacaagacgttgtttcatttatattatgcgcaggaattccgtcggtatgacccgacactcggtatggcccgattttattatttattatttggtgtatggccggttggctcccatcacctttccttatggaatattcttttggcccgttcgaagcttattctaattaaattgtgagtcaagagtcgagtcaagagtcaagagtcgagtcttgtattcatgattggtatgttaattattatatggctttgcatgttgattagtacttagtgagtgatgcatgcctTTAGTTtcgtttcactctattcttgtaagtactcagcttttgctgactacgtgctttgtgtttttggtcatggtctttgccttaatgaccctatgatgatctatcatttgcacttgcattgatggggagtagaataatatagcaggttggtagatcgaaatcatgtggcttgggatgatcgagagagttgcatgctttcgtattttgaactatttatttatactttaattatgtttgaaatcgttgaactttttatactttggtttttgggccgtcatggttcaaaattgtaggaggcctcgatatttcatttattacgttttcaaaagttagttgacattaatttccgctgcgtaattctggtactagccttaaccgttatcacggtggcggtaatactttagtaattcctttattttaagttggaaaaaggaattattagggtgttacatcccTAGCCAAGAACTCAATAATCTATTgataaaactataaatactaaatAAAAAAAGAGTACCATGTATTACATCATTCACGCGAGAATTATGGTTCCCCTTTAACAGTAACATAGAGTACTCTATATTACTATGTACTCTATATTAGGTCCGTGCAGGCACGGATTTTCTAAAATTATCTACCGTTTTGATATGGACATAATGGTTCTGACTTGGACATTATTTGGACACACCAGTTCTGACTTGGACGTATGGGTTCTGATTTGGATGGATCGGTTcagatatggacatgatctatacacaTCGATTCTCATCCGAACATGATCTGCACAAaccgattctgatctggacataagggttctgatctggacatgaagGTTGTAATCTGAACATGatggttctgatatggacatgatctgcacATAACCATCATACCAGTTTGATCTAGACATATCAGTTCAGATCTAGATATTATCTGTACAGATTAGTCCTAATCTAAACATGAGctgtacagaccagttctgatctagacatgatctgcacATATTAATTCTGATCAGGACATAATGGTTTTGATTTGGACATGAaggttctgatatggacatgatggttctgatctggacatgatctgcccTATATCGATCATATcggttctaatctggacatatcAGTTCATATTTGGACATGATATGGACATATCGGTTCTGATGTGGACATGATTTGCACATAtcgttctgatctggacatgatctgtacagatttgGATATGAGCTGTATAGATCAGTTATGATATAGAtatatcggttctgatctgaacatgatcTGTACCGATTCGTTCTGATCTGcacatatcgattctgatctggacatgatctatacagattggttatgatctggacatgatttgatcATACTGATTCGATCTGGACATATTTACACTCTGGACATAATCTATatagatcggttctgatctggacatgatctttacAAATCAGTTTTGATATGGATATATCGGTTCTGATGTGCACATGATCTGTACACATCGTTTCTGATCTGCACATAATATGTACAAATCAGTtatgatttgaacatgatctaaTCATACCAGTTTTGATCTTGACATATCGGTTCAGATCTAGATAACAACCTTTTTCTTCATAAAGCAATAAAgtaatgatgatgatgttgtgttGTTGAAGCAGattcagaagttttctaggacACGTGACATTGGAGCTCGTgttgctgctcatattttcaccagataggttttgctatagccagaggagtgggggcccagattgtctTTCAgcttcccactaactatttgtaaaatatttgactttgttagcatttgattattattattattaataataataataataataataataataataataataataataataataataataataataataataataataataataataatgagtgggggcccagattgtatctcggcttcccactaattatttgtaaaacGATTGACTTTATTAGcatttgataataataataataataataataataataataataataataatatgtttacataataataataataataataataataataataataataataattattattattattattattattattattatctgatttgaatttattttttctgatatTATCTGGTCTGAAGTAGTAAGGtcatgaaataaggtgaactaaacaggccTAAGTTGCTACAAAAGTAAGAAGTGCCACTGCTCAAGCAACACTTTTTTTTTGATAGGATGCTCCAGCTATACTTTCATGTCCTGTTTATGCATTATAAGTTTATACTTGCATTATTTGGGCCAAAATACAATTATACAAATGCGTAAATGCGTCACACTATTAACTAGTGTGAACATGTCACACCATCAATTGATGATGAAGTCACATGTGAGACTTTAGGTACGGCATCAATTATTCGATTAGTTAGTCTACAATGGAACACTATTTTTGTTAGGAGGCTGCTTCCAAACAAAATATTCTATTAATTTGATCCAAAGAATAACgaaaacttttgtgtaagaccgccttaccggaaagaccactttaattgcttaactattaGTTCtactgcttaactaattaattttagtgcttaactaattagtttcattgcttaactaattagttccagtgtttaactaattgattttagtgcttaacttatatgacaccaaggtagtcttttgtgtaagaccgccttatataaaagtttgtaaaaaaataatcaaacgATCTAGGTAATCTAGCAAACTGAAAAGATTTTGCTCCAAATGGCTAACAACCTGAAAAGTTTTTGCTCCAAAGGGCCAACAACCTGAAAACAGTGTAACTATAGTTGCTCAATAAAGGTAAACTACTTGGTATTCTATATCCAGTTCATAAGACCTTGCAAGATCAAATAGTGGAAACAAAGCTAGCTCAAGTACGATTCTGATTTCCTCCTATGGACCGAGCCACGCCTCACGTCAAAATAACAGGCTGTGGGGGTTGAGCTTTGAGGGCTATCCATCCCATGTTTTTATATTTACAGATCGAGTTATCCAAATTTATGTGCTCACCTGAGTTTCTAGTAGAGTCCATCAGCCAGTGACTTGCCTACAAAGTTTCTAAATAGAGACTTAGTATCCTCTATGCTACATTCAAGCTTCTCAATATATTCTTTGGATTTCTTAAGTTGTTCTTCCAGAGCCATAATCTCTTCTAGAAGCTCAGAAAGATTACCTCTTATCGAAATCAGGCTCTCTTCTCTACACTGTAGACTTGTCTGGCATTGAATTTGTTCTTGCTTCGACTTAGTACACTTACTTAGTTGTTGAACAACGTTGTCGAGGTAGTCACAATGATTGTTGAGCCATTTTATATCTGCTCCTGAATCCTCAAGCTCTTTTGAAGCATTTCTGAGGCGGTTGACATGTTGGGGTTGAAGACATTGTAAGGGGACTGTTTCAAGTTCTTGAATTAGTTCACAAATATTCACAAGCAGCTGAGAGTCATGAGATGATTCAATAATCTTGCAATTACGAAATATATCTCCGTGTTTCTCGATTATTCTTCTGAGAATGAGTACCAAGTCTGATCTGATCCTGTATGATCCCGCTGTACCATCTTGGATATCTTCCTCTTCATGTATGGGTATGACATCAACGGCATCAGGCTTGTGCTCATTACAACCTTCTTGATGAAGAACTGAAAAGGATTGTATCACATCTTCCTTATTGTCGTTGTGACAAGCATCAATCACAGTAGCAGAAAAGGATTTAGTGTAGTCTTCAGTTTTGGTAATATCAACAGTTCTACTAGAATGACAGTCATCAACTTCCTCATCATAATCAAGCTCTATAGTTTTCTGAATACTGCATCCATCAGTTTCCTCGTCTGTCACAATATTAAGAATGGAGGTTTCCAAGCTAGATGTAGGTGAAGCACGGCATATAGTCTCGCGTTTCCAAATGGTTACTTTCCCCGATGGCCTTACCACTAGCACAACTTGACTTGTACTCTCTAAATTAAAGTGTTCAATGGGAAAAGTAAGTGGTGTCTCATTAATATTCCTAGCATCCTCTTCAGCATTTTGACATTCATTACTTGTTTCTGTTTGTTCCGACCTTCTGATGTATGGTATCGGTAGCAAAGTTTGAAGTGGTGGTGGCTGGTCCCTAATCGGGATTATCTTACCTTTACCTGAAAATAAGAAGTTAAGAGTTGATTAAATTGCTGTTATGATCCAAAAGTATTCTTGTTGAATTGAAGTTGATAAATAGAATATTGCATACTCTTAAGTTCCGGGGATTCTGTTGGTGCAGGACAGTACTCGCAATACCAAGTATACTCATCAACGGTTCCTGGTGGTATACCCACACAATATCTAGTAGACAAAGGGGAAAAATCATTAAGGAAAAGAAAATCGCATGACATGCTCTAAGCTACTAGCATGTTCACTTTGAAAACATTCATCTTATGTTTTCATATAATCTAGAGTCCTTTAAACTTGATTCATACGTAGTACATGATGTAGAAGAGAGTATGACTTACTGGTGCGCAACCATAACAGAACACTTTAAGCAGTCCATCAGAGCATTTGAGAAGCCCTTGTTCCCACAAATATAACAACAACCAATCACCTACCAATAATGATTTTGTAAGTTGTAACATATCATTCATTTTATAGCAAAGATGAACTGATAAGATAAGCATGTTAAACTTTTAAAACCATTCTACTACTCAACAAGAACCAAATAAAAAGAATTTACCTCTGTATTTGATTTTTTCCCTTTCATCTTATTCTTCTTCTTTCCCTGATTGGCTGCTGGGGCGGCGATGCCATTCTGGAATGGAAAGTGCGGTTGTTAATTAACTGACTCTAAAGCATAATCTGTTCATATCTATGCAAAGAGAAGATCAATAAGAAAACACTATGTATCTGTCAATCAGTCATAGACCTCAGTTCTTGAGTTCCTAAATGTTCCTCTGCCTCTCTGTTTATACAACATAAGCTCTTCATTTTCCatccctttccctttccctaTCCCTTTCCCTTTGTTATGGCGAGAGGAAGACCGGTAGGGTGTGGAATATATACCGATAAATGTAAAAGGAACTACTTTCACTGAGACTTTACAAATCAGAAACTGATGTTCGATGATAATGAGTTGTTAAAATGGTTGGTTTTATGAATATTGAGTAAAAATTATTTGATTCGCACCAGCAATCGCTTATCAGATTAGCAGTGTCCTCATTGAAAAGTTCATTTTGGATCCaaaaacttgaatttttttcacaaaattgcAATATTTAGCAGTTGGACATGTACCTATGTCAGTCAGTCCAAAAAACTAGTATCCATGCTTGAGTAACATAGTTTCAAGTATTTACGGCCATCAACATGTATTTTGATCTATATTGAAACAGGTGGCTGTCATCAAAATCACTTGCAGTGACTGCAGAAAAGTTGCAATTCAAGGGAAATGATTGTTAGAACACCAAAAAATTTGATTTTCTGTGCTCTACTCACAAGGGGGGTTCCAAAATCAATTCTTTTTGGTGTGTCAATCAGTTTCCCCAATTCAATCATCCTGATTCCTAAACCACACAGCATGTTTGACACACTTAAGCCCATTAATGATGAGAAACTCACTACTTAAAAACTAATATTCCTTACTTTttagaaaaaacaaataaacttGTTCAATAAAACACAGAGAGGTAATTTCTACAATTTTAAGACGAGAAGAAGCAATCATTTTCGATCTCAGGCATACTACATTGATGATGGTTATGTGTCAACATTCCATTACAATAAACAACACATCCAACAATAATCATCAGCATTTCCTAAACATATCAACTGAAAACTATTAAAAAGAAAGTTAAGTTGTTTCTTTTACCTTAGGTTCTTCATCTAAAGAGAACATGGAAGTTCCCTTTGATTCGTGCACTTCTTCGTGGTTGTCCCATATTTTCTGTGTGTAAGAATTTGGACTGGGAGTTAGAAATTGATGATCACCATTTTAGCTGAAAATGAAAACCCAGAAACAACCTCCAATATGTAGTAATTAAATGAACCTACCAAATATGGACTACTTCGTTAATCGTATTCTACTGTAGTAGTAATTGTCTTGCTTGTTGTGGAAATGCCAGCATTACTATTTCGAATTTTACGTAGAGAAAGACTTACATATCCCTGGAGTATATTGATTGCAGAAAAGTCCAGTTTTTCTTCACACCAATGTAATGGGTGTTTTCCTTGGGCTTCTATTACTCACACCTTTTGTACTCATCTGCACAACTTTTATGATGACGACTTTTTtattgtttcattttgttttaattCATTTTTCTTTGCACTTACGGAATTATTTCTCAATCGTTTAAGGTGTAAGTGTAACGGTTTACTTTCcctgtccctaaaagattgccctAAACCACATTTTTCACTTTAGTAAGAAAGAAGACAAAAGATAAGCAAGTGAATTGATAATTTTGTATTTTTGCTAAATTAAATAATAGTTTGTGAAAGAAAAAATGTGAGGACCATATACTAAAACAGTATGAGGCAAACTCAAAGGAACGAACTAAAAAGGAAATTTGGACAATCTTTTAGgggcggagggagtaattaacaCTATCAGAAGTATTCACGAGAAATTTTACAACAAAAATGAGCAAAAGAAGTACCAATGTCACAGAGCTACACATCCTACACTGGGTGTAGAGCATACTGATAAGTGAATGAAACATGTCTATTGTTACAGAATCGATCCACAACTGCAAATTGATACAGATAACAACTGGTTCAGATTACAAGTACCATATGTGAGTAAAGGAGCTGGAATTGCAGCAAATAGACGTTCTTATGATTGAGGAGAAGTGGTTCATTTTGAAGTTACCCTCGCTTCAATATGTCACATTAAGAAAACCATCACAAAAGTTGGAGGTATCAGAGAGTTACTGACTTTAGGATTAGCCTTTACAACAGCAGACAAATTATACATAACACGTTAATATTGTAATAAACTTGTGATTGATTATCAGAAATAGTTAGTGGTTAACTGAATATACCTACCTACCTACCTGAGTTAATGCCTGACTTTATTGAATATACCTACCTACCTACCTGACTTTATTTCCGCTAGCATGTTCGCCACTATGGTTCTTTTGGAACTCAGCATCTCTTCTTTATGTTGGACATCCTTTTCAGCTTGAGCCAGATTACTCTTCAGAGTTGGATAATCACTAAGCTGACAAGTCACAAGTGAACTTCTCAAGAACTTCACATCTTTTGCGAAGCCATTCCACATCGATTCCCACAGCATCAGCAAGTTGCAGCACACTTTTCAGGTGGTTCACATGATGGGAGCGTAAACCCCGTAACCGGACTGATTCAAGTTCCTGAACAACCTTGCAGATGTTCTCCAGTGGAACCTTTGGCAGAATTCTACAATGTGAAGCAATATCCCCATGTTTTTCAAGAATTCTTTTAAGAATCGGGACTAGTTCAGCGTTCACATTGTACCTACCCCCAACACAATTCGAGCTGATCTCATGGAACTCACCTGCCATTTCTGAAATGGATACCGGTATTGACGTTACACTTGCCTCTCTAATGTTCTCAGCCCCACTTATGGTAGTCTCTTCATCATCAAACTCAATCACTTCAGTAGAAGCAATAGAAGGACTTGAATTTCCTTTTTCAAGATCAATAACAGGAGGCATACATAAAGGACTTGAATTTTCTTTTTCAAGATCAATAACAGGAGGAATACTGCATGAACCCTTCTCCAAATGTGTCTCGTGTTGAATTTCCAGAGGAGGAAGTAGTGTTAGACCTGAAAACCAGGGAAAAAAtggataaataaataataagaagtGGAGAAAGGAGAAAAACATTTACCAGAGGAGAAGTTTGATTAAACTAAAGTGATCTGAGTAATAACAGATACAGTATAAAATTTCTACTTAACATACCATCATTGACAGTGGCTTTATTTGCATTTAAAACTTTTTCGTCAACAATATACTGTTGATCAGCTACTGGATCATCATTAATACAAGGATTGTTTTCTCCATTGCTTATAGGATTGGGCTCATTGGGCTCGTGTACCTCTAAACCCTCTTGATAACCAACCAATGGGATTGAAAAGGTACCATTCTCAGAGTTAGCAGCTAGATTGACACTGTTGTCTTGTGCTTGAAGCTGTGGTGATTCCACATTTTGATTTGGAAGCAATATAGCAAACAGCTTTAGACCTAAAAATAAACAAGATATTATACTTTAAAAAGGTATATTTCTACAGTAAATAAATTATCGACTAAAATGAATCATATTGATAAAAATTAGGTAATTTAGTTTGATTCAACAATTTCCATACCATCTTCCTGGTTAGGCTGATCTTCCCCTTCAATGATTTGGTTTTGCTTATCTTCTATACACTCACTGACTTTGCCTCTGTTTGAATCATCAATTTCCTGCTCTGCCTCCGTTTTCCTTTCAATTATTCTGTTTTGAGTATCTTCTACATAATCATTAACTTTCTCTCTTAGTATAGAAGACCAGACAGGTTCCTGGTCCAATATGACTAGGTCTATCATTGGCTTATCTGAAATGGTCTTCTCAGCATTCCCCTCTAAGTTGAGACTCTTGAGAGGCTTTGCAAGAGTAGGACAGCAGGAAACATCACGTATACTCAAGGCCTCGTGGTTTTCTGATCTCTCTTTTACAGACGTGATCAAAGGAGAAACAAGTTCTTCAGGACCTTCACCATAGAAACCAACTAATCAACTTGTAATTACAAACTAGAGCATAGGATAACCAAAAAAAGACTGAGTTGCTACAAAAGTAAGAAGCAGCACTTGAGTGTGACCAAGAATGTGAAAAGACTAACCTTGGCCGGCTGATCTACCCTCGACTGAGGCGTTTATGTTTACAACATTCTCTGACATATCAGTTGTATCATTAAGCAGCCTAGCATTCTCTTGAGGTAGACATACTTCTCCCTCAGTAGCTTCTAGAATTGTGGAGGTTTCAGCTTGGCTTGGTTTGTTGTATGTCTGATCAGCTTCCTGGTCATTGCTTGGTCGAGCTATTAACTTCTTACCTGTGTATATAAAAGCCAAACTTAAAGCATGAAATCTACCTAGAAGATAATACGGAGTAGTTGAAATGAGCTAAAGGTAAGACATGACATCTAACTCCTCACTCAAAGAGAGCAATATCTTAAATTTTTTACTCCTAGCTCTCTTGCATTCGGGCCTTAATGATGGTATCCAGATACGCTTTAGAAGAGATACTGCTTTTTTGGTCTTCTTGAGCGCTATCCGCTGCTCGGAATTGGTACCAATTTTCATTAATCTTGTACGAGGACTGATGCTTTGTTTCTCTTGGCAGCCCACTGCTCTTAAACCTTTGCCCATCCTACTTTTAGCTACACTTGGCTTGTACCTTTTGGATGGAAGTTCACCGGATACTTTTTCAAACGCTCCCCAAAGATAGTACATCCCTTGGATTTCTGTAAcaaatcaatttatccaatatcATATTAAAAGCCAAGATTAGTTGAGAGTAAAAGATAAACTATTCTATTAATCCTTATGTTGCATTCGTCATACGGGAAGAGAAATAACTATCATCCAACAATTAAAGTGAAAACAAAGGGACTTTGTCAAGAAAATTGATACGAAGTATGTATTACTTTGTTTCTCAGGAGCCGTTATCTCGAGAGAAGTAAAAACCATCAGCTTTAAGTTGGCCATGGTGGCTGTCAGAGCAAGGTCATTTGATATCATGTATTCCACCAGGTTGT encodes:
- the LOC110791906 gene encoding uncharacterized protein isoform X1; the protein is MFHSLISMLYTQCRMCSSVTLKIWDNHEEVHESKGTSMFSLDEEPKNGIAAPAANQGKKKNKMKGKKSNTEVIGCCYICGNKGFSNALMDCLKCSVMVAHQYCVGIPPGTVDEYTWYCEYCPAPTESPELKSKGKIIPIRDQPPPLQTLLPIPYIRRSEQTETSNECQNAEEDARNINETPLTFPIEHFNLESTSQVVLVVRPSGKVTIWKRETICRASPTSSLETSILNIVTDEETDGCSIQKTIELDYDEEVDDCHSSRTVDITKTEDYTKSFSATVIDACHNDNKEDVIQSFSVLHQEGCNEHKPDAVDVIPIHEEEDIQDGTAGSYRIRSDLVLILRRIIEKHGDIFRNCKIIESSHDSQLLVNICELIQELETVPLQCLQPQHVNRLRNASKELEDSGADIKWLNNHCDYLDNVVQQLSKCTKSKQEQIQCQTSLQCREESLISIRGNLSELLEEIMALEEQLKKSKEYIEKLECSIEDTKSLFRNFVGKSLADGLY
- the LOC110791906 gene encoding uncharacterized protein isoform X3; this encodes MFSLDEEPKNGIAAPAANQGKKKNKMKGKKSNTEVIGCCYICGNKGFSNALMDCLKCSVMVAHQYCVGIPPGTVDEYTWYCEYCPAPTESPELKSKGKIIPIRDQPPPLQTLLPIPYIRRSEQTETSNECQNAEEDARNINETPLTFPIEHFNLESTSQVVLVVRPSGKVTIWKRETICRASPTSSLETSILNIVTDEETDGCSIQKTIELDYDEEVDDCHSSRTVDITKTEDYTKSFSATVIDACHNDNKEDVIQSFSVLHQEGCNEHKPDAVDVIPIHEEEDIQDGTAGSYRIRSDLVLILRRIIEKHGDIFRNCKIIESSHDSQLLVNICELIQELETVPLQCLQPQHVNRLRNASKELEDSGADIKWLNNHCDYLDNVVQQLSKCTKSKQEQIQCQTSLQCREESLISIRGNLSELLEEIMALEEQLKKSKEYIEKLECSIEDTKSLFRNFVGKSLADGLY
- the LOC110791905 gene encoding uncharacterized protein, with the translated sequence MVKICQTCGDKGLSKYLIYCTECWDTVEHMYCVGLSPDDICEDFSWICNSCQSADEILAKTIKYGEEEMTQFAGCSPLGISDLALLDASAIPVVGPIWRGVFNTSGSSSGSWKGLEAFMPKTSYSKVVNIVRALQPSLYLHLEKRDSLWPKNFDELGAADCNIGIYILPQFSSFDDRSEADYNNLVEYMISNDLALTATMANLKLMVFTSLEITAPEKQKIQGMYYLWGAFEKVSGELPSKRYKPSVAKSRMGKGLRAVGCQEKQSISPRTRLMKIGTNSEQRIALKKTKKAVSLLKRIWIPSLRPECKRARSKKCKKLIARPSNDQEADQTYNKPSQAETSTILEATEGEVCLPQENARLLNDTTDMSENVVNINASVEGRSAGQGPEELVSPLITSVKERSENHEALSIRDVSCCPTLAKPLKSLNLEGNAEKTISDKPMIDLVILDQEPVWSSILREKVNDYVEDTQNRIIERKTEAEQEIDDSNRGKVSECIEDKQNQIIEGEDQPNQEDGLKLFAILLPNQNVESPQLQAQDNSVNLAANSENGTFSIPLVGYQEGLEVHEPNEPNPISNGENNPCINDDPVADQQYIVDEKVLNANKATVNDGLTLLPPLEIQHETHLEKGSCSIPPVIDLEKENSSPLCMPPVIDLEKGNSSPSIASTEVIEFDDEETTISGAENIREASVTSIPVSISEMAGEFHEISSNCVGGRYNVNAELVPILKRILEKHGDIASHCRILPKVPLENICKVVQELESVRLRGLRSHHVNHLKSVLQLADAVGIDVEWLRKRCEVLEKFTCDLSA
- the LOC110791906 gene encoding uncharacterized protein isoform X2 encodes the protein MKIWDNHEEVHESKGTSMFSLDEEPKNGIAAPAANQGKKKNKMKGKKSNTEVIGCCYICGNKGFSNALMDCLKCSVMVAHQYCVGIPPGTVDEYTWYCEYCPAPTESPELKSKGKIIPIRDQPPPLQTLLPIPYIRRSEQTETSNECQNAEEDARNINETPLTFPIEHFNLESTSQVVLVVRPSGKVTIWKRETICRASPTSSLETSILNIVTDEETDGCSIQKTIELDYDEEVDDCHSSRTVDITKTEDYTKSFSATVIDACHNDNKEDVIQSFSVLHQEGCNEHKPDAVDVIPIHEEEDIQDGTAGSYRIRSDLVLILRRIIEKHGDIFRNCKIIESSHDSQLLVNICELIQELETVPLQCLQPQHVNRLRNASKELEDSGADIKWLNNHCDYLDNVVQQLSKCTKSKQEQIQCQTSLQCREESLISIRGNLSELLEEIMALEEQLKKSKEYIEKLECSIEDTKSLFRNFVGKSLADGLY